From the Brachyspira intermedia PWS/A genome, the window TATAAAGAGGCTTATAATTTAGTTTATCAAATAATAAATAATAATCCTGGTGTAAGAATAATGGTAGAAGGAAATTCTAGTAAAGAAGGTCCTGCTCCTTATAATTATACTCTATCTCAAAGAAGATCTGATAAAAGCTTCAACTATATAATAAAATTAGGTGTAGAAAACAGCAAATTATTAAAAAATGCTTTCGGAGAGGCTTTGCCTGAATATCCTACTCTAAAAGAAAATAGAAGAAGCGAATTTATAATAATAATGACTGAAGATGATTTGAAAAAGTATAACGATTTTGCTAAAACTGTCGACATTAATAAAGAAACAAATTAATGTCGAGGTTTAAGCAAATAATGAAAAAAGTTTTATTGATTTTTAGTTTATTGATCTTTGTCATAGCATGTAAAAGTACGCCTACAAATACAACACCTGAAGATGTAGTAATAGCAGATGAGCCTCAAGCTGTAGAAGAAGAAAAACCTAAGCCTGAAGAAGTAGTAGCTGACACAAATACACAATCAGACACAGAAACATTGGCATCTGGTTCTGAAGAGCTTTATCTTCCTATGGATACTTCTATAAGAGATACTGAAAGAGGAAGAATATTAGAAACTACTCCAAAGGTAATATTCAAATTCGTAGAAACTAATATGCCTCCATATGTTGAAATGTCATTCAATCAGGTTGTAGAGTTTTTAGAAAAGAACCCTAATGTGAATATAGTTTTGGAAGCTCATACTAGCAACAGAGGAAAGGCTTATCCTTATAATTATAATCTTTCTGTTGTAAGAGCTAAAAACGGTAAGGCATACTTATTGGCTAAAGGAATACCTTCTGAAAGAGTTATAGAAAGTCCCCTTGGTGAAGCTCTTCCTGAATATCCTACTCAAAATGAACTTAGAAGATATGAGTTTGTTATAATAGCCAATGATCAAGACTTAGTAAAATATAATACTTACATTTCTAATTTGGATGTAAGAAGCGAAAGTACATATCAGGGAAATTGATTGTATTATAAAATAGCAAAAAACAAACCTCCTTTATTATTTATATTTTAAGGGAGGTTTTATTATAAACTTTAAGGAAAATTTTTATTTTATGAGAAATATTATTGTTTGCACTTTATTATTAACTATTCTAATTAATTTTAAAGCCTTTCCAGAAAGTCCTACTAATGAAGCTCCTACAGCTCCTACTGTTTCAACAAATACTTCAACTACAGAATCATCCGGACTTATCAATGCTGAATATGAAAAGGCTTTTAAATTTGGAACTCCTACTCAAAAAATAGCCACTATTGCCAAAATAAAAAGAACAAAAAATGAAGCTGATATTGCAATGCTTGCAAGTCATTATCCTGAAGAAAAAAATAACAGAGTAAAAAGCGAGATTATCAATTTCTTTAAACAAAATAAAAATGATAATGCAAAATCTATAATAGAATATGCCATTAAAGATGAAAATGACAGTGTAAGAAAAGATGCTTATTATCTATGTTCTATTTATCCTGACATTCAATATGAAGTTCCTATAATGTCAGAAATTACAAATGCTTCAGGGCTTGTATTAGACAGTATGGTAAATGCTTTGGGTGCTATAAAATCAGAGATGGCGGCAGATTATTTATTAGAGATATATACAAATAATACTGTTGGATCAAGTACTAAAGTTGAGATATTAAGATATTTCAGTATAACTAAAAACACTAAAGGTGAAAAGATTTGTCAGAATGCGGCTCAAAATGCTGGAGAACCTGCTTTAGTTAGATATATGGGTGTTGTTGCATTGGGTGCTTATCCTAGTGCTGAAAACTATGAGATACTTCAAAAACTTCTTGCTGAAGATTTACCTGAAATTACAGCAAGGGTTATTTATGTACTCCCAGAGTATAGTGCTTATGGAGATGTAAAAAAGGATGTAATAGAGGCTGCTAAAAATGATAGTGATTCTGTACGTATTTATGCTATTAAGGCTTTATCAAATTATAAATCTGAACCTGAAATAGAAGAGCTTCTAATTTACAGACTTAAAAATGATAATTCAGAAGCGATCACTATGGAAATACTTAATTTATATAAAGAATCAGCACCTACAGGAAATATGTATGAAGCTATAAAAACATTAGCCACTTCATCTGCCAGCGATAAAATAAAGAATCTTGCAAAATCTGTTATAGGAGAAGAAGGAACATCTTCAGATACAACCATAGAAGAATCTCTAACAGGTATAAAAAACGATTCTGCTGCTAATTAAAAGTTATATATATTTTTATTAGGCTTGCTGTTATATTATAATAGTAAGCCTTTTTTATTTTAAAAATTTACTCTGCCCGCCCACCCTCCCCTAACTTCATTTAAAATATTTATACTATACCCCGCACGCAGAACAAAATTTATAATATAGTTTAATTTACAATTATGATTTAAATTTATTATATAAGAGGCATTCACCGTGCGTAAATTAAAACAAAAAATTTAATGATGACTATTTAGATTCAAAGCAGTATTGATGAGGTTTATAAGAAAATTGATAGTTAAATATCATCATCTGTAAATTCATAATTATTTAACAATAAATGTTCTGTCAATTTAAAAACATTCTCCGCTGTTTCTTTTGTAATAGATTCTATTTGGTGATTGGCTTCATTTCCAACAATACGAATTTTATCTATTAGTGATTTTTGCTTTTTATGTATAAGATTTTCGTTATATAAAAAATTAATATAATATTTAAAAGTTTCTCCATTTTCAGCTCCATTATCCACAGATATATTCATTAAAATTTTTCTTAAAAGCATAACAGCACCTGTATATGCTTCTACTTGCATGCTTTTTCTAGCTTCATCATAAATATTTTTTATACCTGCTGGTAATTTTTTTATATCTCTACCATAAAGCGGTTTTACTAAATTATATCCATTAGGAAGTATTATATTTGGAGCATTACAATATGGACATATTAAAACAGAAGAATGTCCGTTATCAGATGAAATCCCCCTTTCAGAAGCAACATTATTTTCACAATTCCAACATACAAATCCTTTAGATACTATTTTATATGTTGAATGCCAAAAATCAAAATTTCTCATAATATTTATTTCCATTTATATTTTATTAAATTATGATATAACATATTTTATTATTTTCAACTATCGTTATTAGATTAAAATAAATATTGATGTGGTTTATAAGAAAATTGATAATTAAAAAATGCTAGACTTAATTTATATATATTGAATCATATATCCAAATGAACAGAGCCCTGACGAAGTACTTTATTTTCTAAGCAGTCATAAAGTGTGGAAGGCATTTTATTTTCTAATACTCCGGCATTAACTATTAAATCGGCTTTGTCTTTGTAAAGCTCTGCTAATTCATTGCCATCAAGTATAACACCGTAACCGCTCGGATTAGCTGAAGGAGCTACCAAAGGATTAGTGCCTTTTAATATAAGCTGCATATATTTATCATTCGGTATTCTTAAGGCTACAGTGTCTTTTAAATATGTGAATCTATTTTTTAACTCTTCTAAAAGAGGAACAATGAAAGTTAATTCTCCAGGTATATTCTTTTTTATTATATCAGGAACTTCTTTATTAGAAAATTTTTTTACGCTTTCTAAATCTTTTGATAATATTAAAAGAGGCTTATTCTTCTCTCTATCTTTTATAGTATATATTCTATTTATAGCATCAGTATTGAAAGCATCGGCAAGCATTCCATAAACCGTATCTGTTGGGGATACAACTATTCCGCCACCATTAATAACTTTTATAACCTCATTAGCTGCATACTCTATACTTTCAGAATTATTTTTATCGAGATTGATTATCATATAATGCCTTTAAATATTATTTCTTTATCAAAGTAGGATGTACAAATAAACTAGCAAATCCACGTCTTTTAGCATTATGAAGAGCTAATAATACAGGTGCTATTTCTTTCTCCATACCTTCTATATGATAATTCTTTTTATATGCTGTATACGATATTCCGGCTGATATTGTATACTTAATTATAATACCGTTATATTCAAGTTCATTCTTATCAACAAAGCTTCTTATCTCTTCTAACTTTTTATCATATAATCTTATATTCATTCTATTGAAGGCAACCATAAACTCATTATTATCAAATCTAGCTAAAATGTCTTCCCTTCTAGTTGTCCTTCTAAGAACCTCTGTGAATTTAAGCATTATTTCTTCGGCTGCAATTATTCCATACTCGCTTATAATACTATCAAGTCCGTCTATAGAAAAGCATGCAAGCACTATGGTTTCTTCATGCCTTACTGTTTCATAAAGAAGCCTTGAAAACTGTTCATAAAACTCTTTTTTATTCCAAAGACCTGTTTCCAAATCTACATTCAATATATCATCATATTTTTTCTGTGCATCTTTATACGACTGATAATTTCTATTAGAAACTTCTGTCATATCAGCTAAAGAATTCTGAAGATAATCTGCCTGTTTAATTAGCTTCTGATGTTCTACATATAATTTTCTATACTTTAAACAGCTATTAACCCTTACAACAAGCTCCATCTCATCAAAAGGTATAAATATAAGCCCATCAATTCCCAAATTTATAGCTTCCTCTATAAATTCCATTTTTCTATAAGGAGTACTTAAAAGAATTACAGGAGTTCCTTTGGTTGATTCCTGATTTTTGAAAGTATCAAGAAGCTGTAAACCTTGAGAGTCCCCAATATCAGCATCCAAAAGTATCAAATCTAATGTACTTTCATTGGAAATATTAACTGCCTGTGCTCTGGATTTAGTTGCTATAGGATTATAATGTCTTTCTCTTAATATATCGACAAACCTATCCAAAAGGTCTGCTCTATGCTCTACTACTAAAATATTCTCATTCATAATTAATTACGTCTTCAAAGTATATGATTCTTATATTAGAGTATCGTAAATTTACAAAATTTATTAAATAAAAAATAGAGTCATATTAATAATATAAATTAGAGTTATTAAAAGAATAAATACTGTTATTTTATATAGTTTTATGCCAATTTCAAATTAATACAACGCACGGTAAGCAGAATTTATATTATTAACTACACTATTATTTTTTAATTTTTATATAATCAAAAATACAACTATGCGTGCGGTAAGTTAATCAAAAAATAAATAAATCTTGGGCGGGTGCTATAAATTCTAATTAAGTAATAAAAAATTAAAAATTAAAATTGCAGATTGATGTTTAAAAGTATTGGGGGCGGGCATATGTAATTAAATTTTAAAATCTTATTCAACTACCCTACCCTTTTATATTTAATTTAGCTTTGAAAAAAAAATCTCATAAAACTACTGATATATAATCATTGATTTTTAGACTATTTTAATATAATATTAAATGCTATGATTAACGATTCAAATAATAATATAAAATTAGGTTCTTTATTTATAATATTTTCTGCACTTTCATTTAGTATAATGGAAATAGCGGTAAAAATTTCAGGCTCTAATATACCAGTAATGGAACAGGTTTTTGCCCGTAACTTTATAACATTATTTATAAGTGCCTTTGTTATGATTAAAGATAAAGAAAGACCTTTTCCAAATAAAAGCAATATTTTATCAATAGTATGCAGAAGTGTTTCAGGATATTTAGGTATTATATGCTATTTTTATGCTACTAATAATATGGTGCTTGCTGATGCTTCAGTACTTCAAAAAACCTCCCCTTTCTGGTCTAGTTTTTTTGCTTTTATTTTGATCAAAGAAAAGGTTTTAAAAATGCAATGGCTTGGAATGATTATTGCTGCAATAGGATCTATATTTATAATAAAGCCTACTATGAACTCAAATGTTTTTCCAGCTGTTATCGCTTTATCTGCTGCTATGTTTGCAGGTATTTCTTATGCTATAATAGGCTCTCTAAAAGGAAAAGAAAGCAACTCATTAATAATATTTTATTTTTCTTTATTTTCATGTATATTCTCATTATTCTTTGTGAAAAGTTTTGTAGTACCTAATTTGTTTGAAGTGTTATTACTTTTGCTTATAGGAATATTTGCAGGATTTGGACAATTCTTTTTAACTATAGCATATAAAAAAGCCCCTGTTTCTGCTGTAAGCATATATAATTATACTGGTGTAATATTCTCATATATTTTCAGTGTATTTTTATTTAAAGAAAGAGTAGATATTTATTCTGTAATAGGAATGCTGCTTACAATATTCGCTGCATTATTAGTTTACTTTTATAAAAATAAGATTTATATTAAAAATTAATTTATTACTATATACTATATTTTTATTATATATTATAATATAATAATAAAATATTTTATTGGAAATGAAAATGGATAATAATATTTCTAAAAGCACTATGAAACTTTTATTAGAAATGCAGCAAAATGAGGTTACTGAACATGCTGTTTATTTAAATCTTGTTAAGTTTGTAAAAAAAGAAGATGATAGAAAAGTATTGGAAAACATTGCAAAAGAAGAATATGCTCATTCAAAAATATTAGAAAAATACACAAATAAAAAATTAAAGCCTCAAAGATTAAAAGTATTAAAATATTTTATATTGAGTTTTATATTAGGATATACATTTGTAATAAAGATAATGGAAGGAGGGGAGAAGAACGCAGAGAATATATACTCAAAAATAGTGTCCGAAGTTCCTGATGCCAAAAAGATAGCTTTTGATGAAGATGAGCATGAAAACAAACTTATATCCATATTGGATGAAGACAGGCTTAAATATGCAGGTTCTATGGTTTTGGGATTGAGTGATGCTTTAGTTGAGATAAGCGGTACATTGGCAGGTTTAAGTTTCGCATTACAAAATAATAAATTAGTTGCATTATCAGGAATCATAACAGGAATATCAGCTACATTATCTATGGCTTCTTCTGAATATTTATCTGCTAAAGCCGAAGGTGATAAAAATGCTTTTAAATCATGTTCATACACAGGGATAATGTATTTAATAACTGTAACACTCTTAATATTGCCTTATCTTATTTTTCCAAGCAATCATTATCTATATGCTTTAATTACTATGCTTTGTATAGTTGTATTAATAATATTTTTCTTCACTTATTATATATCTGTTGCTAAGAGTTTACCTTTCAAAAAAAGATTTATTGAGATGGCTGGAATTAGTTTAACAGTTGCAGGAATAAGTTTTTTAATAGGGCTTTTAGTTAAGCAGTTTTTAGGTATAGATATTTAATCAGCTTACTATACTTTCTAGTTCATCTATAATATTTGATATTATTTCATTATATTCTTTGAACCAGCCGCTATTGGTAAGAGTATCCCAAGTGCTGAATTTTAAATCTTTAGTATCTCCGGTACTATTATTTATAAGTTTAGTATTAGAAAAGTTAACGATAAATTTATCATATTCCAAATGAAAATTTATATCAAAGCATAATGAATTATTATTTATTACATTATTAGATACAAAGAATAAATAAACAAGTCCATTATCATAGCTGCTGAATTTATTATTTCTGGCTTCATTTTTTACCCATTTAAGAATCTCTTTTCTTAAATCATTACCTTTTAATTTGGTAGATACAAATATTTTCTGTTCGGCTACAGCTATTGTATAAATACTTAGGAAAAAAATTAATATTATCTTTTTCATTTAAAGTTTATATTATAACTCTCTTATTGTAGATAAAATATTATTAATCTGTTTAAATTGTTTTTTATTATCATTTTTTATTAAAGCAACCATAACTTGATGATAATAATTCTCTGTTTCCAATGTATATAAAAGATAATGAACTAATGTATTTTCATAATATGAATCAAATTCTGTTATATACATTTCTTTGTTATTAACTTTAATTTTATTAGAATATATAATATTTTCTCCATTTATGCTATGCAGAATATTTGTATTATATTCTTCTAAACTAATATTATTTAAGTCTTCTTTAGATTTAGAGAACATTATAAAACATACACCGTTTTTATTATTTATAGCTTCTAAATTAGAATTCTCATTCAGCTCATTTTTTACTTTAGATAATTTCCATTCATTATTAAATATCAAAGCAAATTTTCCGTCATAACTTTTGATAAAAAATTCGCCTTTGCCGTTTCTTCTTTTTAATACTATTAAAGCTGCTGATACTGTGATTATTGTACTGCTTAAAATGATTAGAGGAAGTTTTTTACCCATAGCGATCACCCCTATATTTTATTCATAATAATAGGCTATAATATTTTAGTTAAAAAATCAAGGAATTGTATAAAATTATTTACTTTTATTTATTAAAAAATATTATAATAAACGCACGGTGTAAAGACTGTAACATTTAATTTTACTTTAATCATAAATCAAATAACAATTATAATAGCATTAATCGTGCGGTATATAAACAATAAATTTAAATAAAACTTGGGTGGGTGTTATAATGACTGAAAAAGTTTTTAAAGAAAAATATCATAAAAATAACTTAAAAAATTAAAAAGCATAAAGGGTGGGGTAGTGATAATAAAGTTTTAAAACTTAATTACATTTGCCCGCCCTTTATACTTATAGTTCTATTATTAATATTAACTTTAATTTATCTTAATAATCTAATTAGAATTTATTAGCTGCCCACCCAGGTATTTTTTATATTTAAAGCGAATATACACGCACGTAGAATAAAATTTAGAATTATAATTTAAACTATAAATAATAGTTTTACTAACCGTGCGTTAGGAAAAATAATTTTAAATTAAAATTATTCTTCAGACCACATTCTCTCTACTTTAGATATTCCTATTATGTCGAAGCATAAACCAAGTATTTTTTTAACCGCTTTAATAAGAGTTAGTCTTTCCTGCCTTATCTCTGCATTTTCTTCTAGTACAATATTATCATAATAGAATCTATGCAATGCACCAGCTATCTCATAAGTATAATTAATTAGAGTATAAACTTCTAAAGATTTAGCAGCCTCATATATTTCATCAGGGAATCTTAATATTATTTTAGC encodes:
- a CDS encoding OmpA family protein, whose translation is MKKIFLLMSVVILAAACKSAPVATGPEDNSGFKTTEANNQNAKGLNLPDGASVRETPRGKVLVLHDPKSKADVGKPGSTYDVKFGFDNTIEIGTYKEAYNLVYQIINNNPGVRIMVEGNSSKEGPAPYNYTLSQRRSDKSFNYIIKLGVENSKLLKNAFGEALPEYPTLKENRRSEFIIIMTEDDLKKYNDFAKTVDINKETN
- a CDS encoding OmpA family protein, whose protein sequence is MKKVLLIFSLLIFVIACKSTPTNTTPEDVVIADEPQAVEEEKPKPEEVVADTNTQSDTETLASGSEELYLPMDTSIRDTERGRILETTPKVIFKFVETNMPPYVEMSFNQVVEFLEKNPNVNIVLEAHTSNRGKAYPYNYNLSVVRAKNGKAYLLAKGIPSERVIESPLGEALPEYPTQNELRRYEFVIIANDQDLVKYNTYISNLDVRSESTYQGN
- a CDS encoding HEAT repeat domain-containing protein — encoded protein: MRNIIVCTLLLTILINFKAFPESPTNEAPTAPTVSTNTSTTESSGLINAEYEKAFKFGTPTQKIATIAKIKRTKNEADIAMLASHYPEEKNNRVKSEIINFFKQNKNDNAKSIIEYAIKDENDSVRKDAYYLCSIYPDIQYEVPIMSEITNASGLVLDSMVNALGAIKSEMAADYLLEIYTNNTVGSSTKVEILRYFSITKNTKGEKICQNAAQNAGEPALVRYMGVVALGAYPSAENYEILQKLLAEDLPEITARVIYVLPEYSAYGDVKKDVIEAAKNDSDSVRIYAIKALSNYKSEPEIEELLIYRLKNDNSEAITMEILNLYKESAPTGNMYEAIKTLATSSASDKIKNLAKSVIGEEGTSSDTTIEESLTGIKNDSAAN
- a CDS encoding DUF4145 domain-containing protein — its product is MRNFDFWHSTYKIVSKGFVCWNCENNVASERGISSDNGHSSVLICPYCNAPNIILPNGYNLVKPLYGRDIKKLPAGIKNIYDEARKSMQVEAYTGAVMLLRKILMNISVDNGAENGETFKYYINFLYNENLIHKKQKSLIDKIRIVGNEANHQIESITKETAENVFKLTEHLLLNNYEFTDDDI
- a CDS encoding L-threonylcarbamoyladenylate synthase, yielding MIINLDKNNSESIEYAANEVIKVINGGGIVVSPTDTVYGMLADAFNTDAINRIYTIKDREKNKPLLILSKDLESVKKFSNKEVPDIIKKNIPGELTFIVPLLEELKNRFTYLKDTVALRIPNDKYMQLILKGTNPLVAPSANPSGYGVILDGNELAELYKDKADLIVNAGVLENKMPSTLYDCLENKVLRQGSVHLDI
- a CDS encoding GGDEF domain-containing response regulator: MNENILVVEHRADLLDRFVDILRERHYNPIATKSRAQAVNISNESTLDLILLDADIGDSQGLQLLDTFKNQESTKGTPVILLSTPYRKMEFIEEAINLGIDGLIFIPFDEMELVVRVNSCLKYRKLYVEHQKLIKQADYLQNSLADMTEVSNRNYQSYKDAQKKYDDILNVDLETGLWNKKEFYEQFSRLLYETVRHEETIVLACFSIDGLDSIISEYGIIAAEEIMLKFTEVLRRTTRREDILARFDNNEFMVAFNRMNIRLYDKKLEEIRSFVDKNELEYNGIIIKYTISAGISYTAYKKNYHIEGMEKEIAPVLLALHNAKRRGFASLFVHPTLIKK
- a CDS encoding DMT family transporter, producing the protein MINDSNNNIKLGSLFIIFSALSFSIMEIAVKISGSNIPVMEQVFARNFITLFISAFVMIKDKERPFPNKSNILSIVCRSVSGYLGIICYFYATNNMVLADASVLQKTSPFWSSFFAFILIKEKVLKMQWLGMIIAAIGSIFIIKPTMNSNVFPAVIALSAAMFAGISYAIIGSLKGKESNSLIIFYFSLFSCIFSLFFVKSFVVPNLFEVLLLLLIGIFAGFGQFFLTIAYKKAPVSAVSIYNYTGVIFSYIFSVFLFKERVDIYSVIGMLLTIFAALLVYFYKNKIYIKN
- a CDS encoding VIT1/CCC1 transporter family protein: MDNNISKSTMKLLLEMQQNEVTEHAVYLNLVKFVKKEDDRKVLENIAKEEYAHSKILEKYTNKKLKPQRLKVLKYFILSFILGYTFVIKIMEGGEKNAENIYSKIVSEVPDAKKIAFDEDEHENKLISILDEDRLKYAGSMVLGLSDALVEISGTLAGLSFALQNNKLVALSGIITGISATLSMASSEYLSAKAEGDKNAFKSCSYTGIMYLITVTLLILPYLIFPSNHYLYALITMLCIVVLIIFFFTYYISVAKSLPFKKRFIEMAGISLTVAGISFLIGLLVKQFLGIDI